One Oharaeibacter diazotrophicus DNA window includes the following coding sequences:
- a CDS encoding BLUF domain-containing protein: MYLHRLIYYSTNKIRDLGLPLAAELKAIISAGHRHNPAAGITGALVFNERHFLGVLEGDRRMVSAALMRIAADRRNGEITVMSAGAVDERRFDDWLSVYAGHSDAVDRLYLHFGLVQGLDPPRMGAESALRLAEALCRLDPKALAPVVAPPPAEPVEVIKVTPVFPGAQGRPATAPA; this comes from the coding sequence ATGTATCTCCACAGGTTGATCTACTACAGCACCAACAAGATCCGCGACCTCGGCCTGCCGCTCGCAGCCGAACTCAAGGCGATCATCTCGGCCGGCCACCGCCACAACCCCGCGGCCGGCATCACCGGCGCGCTGGTGTTCAACGAGCGCCACTTCCTCGGCGTGCTGGAGGGCGACCGCCGCATGGTCTCGGCCGCCCTGATGCGCATCGCCGCCGACCGCCGCAACGGCGAGATCACGGTGATGTCCGCCGGCGCGGTCGACGAGCGCCGCTTCGACGACTGGCTGTCGGTCTACGCCGGCCATTCCGACGCGGTCGACCGGCTCTACCTGCACTTCGGCCTCGTCCAGGGCCTCGATCCGCCGCGCATGGGCGCCGAGAGCGCGCTACGGCTCGCCGAGGCGCTGTGCCGGCTCGATCCGAAGGCGCTCGCGCCCGTGGTGGCGCCGCCGCCGGCCGAGCCGGTCGAAGTGATCAAGGTCACGCCGGTGTTCCCCGGCGCCCAGGGCAGGCCGGCGACCGCCCCGGCCTGA
- a CDS encoding NAD(P)/FAD-dependent oxidoreductase, whose translation MYPTAFMPPQGGAPHVSSWYAASAGPLPSYPALRGDRRADVAVIGAGFTGLSTALSLAKAGYDVVVLEANKVGWGASGRNGGQIHPGQRHDPDWLAARFGEAATRKLLAFADEARLFQRALIADHGMDVELADGLIHAVHKARWIDDARRDAERQTTYWGRGPIRFLDKAETATALGTDVYHGGTIDPQGGHLHPLKFALGLARAAAAAGAAIHEDSRVLAIRHGAKAVLETPQGRVTADTVVLAGNGYLGGLDPDTDARVMPLNNFILATAPLDEDVMPGGEAASDTRFVVHYWRMTADRRMLFGGGENFTPRFPKDMTAFVRRHMAPIYPRLKDVPVDHAWGGTLGITVNRLPYLRRPKPNVWVAAGYSGQGVMIAPYAGHILAEAIRGVGERFDAFAALPCPPFPGGTWLRWPTLVAAMTWFSIRDRL comes from the coding sequence ATGTATCCCACCGCCTTCATGCCGCCGCAGGGCGGCGCGCCGCACGTTTCGTCCTGGTACGCCGCCTCGGCCGGGCCGCTGCCGTCCTATCCGGCCCTCCGCGGCGACCGGCGCGCCGACGTCGCAGTGATCGGCGCCGGCTTCACCGGGCTGTCGACCGCGCTGTCGCTGGCGAAAGCCGGTTACGACGTCGTCGTGCTCGAGGCCAACAAGGTCGGCTGGGGCGCCTCGGGTCGAAACGGCGGCCAGATCCACCCGGGCCAGCGCCACGATCCCGACTGGCTCGCCGCCCGCTTCGGCGAAGCCGCGACCCGCAAGCTGCTCGCCTTCGCCGACGAGGCGCGGCTGTTCCAGCGCGCCCTGATCGCCGACCACGGCATGGACGTCGAGCTCGCCGACGGCCTGATCCACGCGGTGCACAAGGCCCGCTGGATCGACGACGCCCGCCGCGACGCCGAACGCCAGACCACCTACTGGGGCCGCGGCCCGATCCGCTTCCTCGACAAGGCCGAGACCGCCACCGCGCTCGGCACCGACGTCTACCACGGCGGGACGATCGACCCGCAAGGCGGCCATCTCCACCCGCTGAAATTCGCACTCGGCCTCGCCCGCGCCGCGGCGGCGGCCGGTGCGGCCATCCACGAGGACAGTCGCGTCCTGGCGATCCGCCACGGCGCCAAGGCGGTGCTGGAGACGCCGCAGGGCCGCGTCACGGCCGACACCGTGGTGCTCGCCGGCAACGGCTATCTCGGGGGGCTCGACCCGGACACCGACGCCCGGGTGATGCCGCTCAACAACTTCATCCTCGCCACCGCCCCGCTCGACGAGGATGTCATGCCCGGCGGCGAGGCCGCCAGCGACACCCGCTTCGTCGTCCACTATTGGCGCATGACGGCGGACCGCCGGATGCTGTTCGGCGGCGGCGAGAATTTCACGCCGCGCTTCCCGAAGGACATGACGGCCTTCGTGCGCCGGCACATGGCGCCGATCTACCCGCGGCTGAAGGACGTGCCGGTCGACCACGCCTGGGGCGGCACCCTCGGCATCACCGTCAACCGGCTGCCCTACCTGCGCCGTCCGAAGCCGAACGTCTGGGTCGCCGCCGGCTATTCCGGCCAGGGCGTCATGATCGCCCCCTACGCCGGGCACATCCTCGCCGAGGCGATCCGCGGCGTCGGCGAACGCTTCGACGCCTTCGCCGCCCTGCCCTGCCCGCCTTTCCCGGGTGGCACCTGGCTGCGCTGGCCGACGCTGGTCGCCGCCATGACCTGGTTCTCGATCCGCGACCGGCTGTGA
- a CDS encoding DUF2849 domain-containing protein produces the protein MPQIVTANRLIDGEVVFRAADGSWVRSVDDAGVLADKASAAVAEAEAQKDVAGAVVVDLAVIDVKLEDGRVVPVRLRERIRAFGPTVKSDHRADLKPFAADA, from the coding sequence ATGCCGCAGATCGTCACCGCCAACCGCCTGATCGACGGCGAGGTCGTGTTCCGCGCCGCCGACGGCAGCTGGGTGCGGTCCGTGGACGACGCCGGCGTGCTGGCCGACAAGGCCTCGGCCGCCGTTGCCGAGGCCGAGGCGCAGAAGGACGTCGCCGGCGCCGTGGTGGTCGACCTCGCGGTGATCGACGTCAAGCTCGAGGACGGTCGCGTGGTGCCGGTGCGCCTGCGCGAGCGCATCCGCGCCTTCGGCCCGACCGTGAAGTCGGACCACCGCGCCGACCTGAAACCCTTCGCCGCCGACGCCTGA
- a CDS encoding phosphoadenylyl-sulfate reductase, with product MAHDVLVPGEATAAPAALAPAEYARVLSAAWDGLDAEAVLRAAAEGPFAGGLALVSSFGADSAVLLDMIARIDRALPVIFIDTGKLFGETLRYRDALIARLGLTDVRSVKPTPQRISEVDPDGTLWFRDTDACCNVRKVETLSIAVEGFSAWITGRKRYQADTRAGLPLVEVDGAKYKINPLAGWTSKDVEAYRIAADLPPHPLVADGYKSIGCMPCTSRVAEGEDERAGRWRGTAKVECGIHLGLIGREAQGSGI from the coding sequence ATGGCGCATGACGTCCTCGTCCCGGGCGAGGCCACGGCCGCGCCCGCCGCCCTGGCACCGGCCGAATACGCCCGCGTGCTCTCCGCCGCCTGGGACGGCCTCGACGCCGAGGCCGTGCTGCGCGCCGCCGCCGAAGGCCCCTTCGCCGGCGGACTGGCGCTGGTGTCGAGCTTCGGTGCCGACAGCGCCGTGCTGCTCGACATGATCGCCCGGATCGACCGCGCGCTGCCGGTGATCTTCATCGACACCGGCAAGCTGTTCGGCGAGACGCTGCGCTATCGCGACGCCCTGATCGCCCGGCTCGGCCTCACCGACGTCCGCTCGGTCAAGCCGACGCCGCAGCGGATCTCCGAGGTCGACCCGGACGGCACCCTGTGGTTCCGCGACACCGACGCCTGCTGCAACGTCCGCAAGGTCGAGACGCTGTCGATCGCCGTCGAGGGCTTCTCGGCCTGGATCACCGGCCGCAAGCGCTATCAAGCCGACACCCGCGCCGGCCTGCCGCTGGTCGAGGTCGACGGCGCGAAGTACAAGATCAACCCGCTCGCCGGCTGGACGTCGAAGGACGTCGAGGCCTACCGGATCGCCGCCGACCTGCCGCCGCACCCGCTGGTCGCGGATGGCTACAAGTCGATCGGCTGCATGCCCTGCACCTCGCGCGTCGCCGAGGGCGAGGACGAGCGGGCCGGCCGCTGGCGCGGCACGGCCAAGGTCGAATGCGGCATCCACCTCGGCCTGATCGGCCGCGAAGCCCAGGGAAGCGGAATCTGA
- a CDS encoding DUF934 domain-containing protein has protein sequence MTIRTTITTAEPATEGADVWRNGRFEADGWRRLADDEAIPAEGGVLLPVARFLGEAAADTLGNKPVGVVVGPADRVRDLVPHFDRLAVIAVDFPKYNDGRGFSHATLLRRAGYAGELRAVGNVLIDQVTMMRRVGFDALEVRHAVTRRYLAEGRDPAPTLYYQPATAVEAPVGTRPWLRRPETID, from the coding sequence ATGACGATCCGGACCACGATCACCACGGCCGAACCCGCCACGGAGGGGGCCGACGTCTGGCGCAACGGCCGCTTCGAGGCGGACGGCTGGCGCCGCCTCGCCGACGACGAGGCGATCCCGGCCGAGGGCGGCGTGCTGCTGCCGGTGGCGCGCTTCCTCGGCGAGGCCGCCGCCGACACGCTCGGCAACAAGCCGGTCGGCGTGGTGGTCGGCCCCGCCGATCGCGTTCGCGACCTCGTCCCGCACTTCGACCGGCTCGCGGTGATCGCGGTCGACTTTCCGAAGTACAACGACGGCCGCGGCTTCAGCCACGCCACGCTGCTGCGCCGCGCCGGCTACGCGGGCGAATTGCGCGCGGTCGGCAACGTGCTGATCGATCAGGTCACGATGATGCGCCGCGTCGGCTTCGACGCGCTCGAGGTCCGCCACGCGGTCACCCGCCGCTACCTCGCCGAGGGCCGCGACCCCGCGCCGACGCTCTACTACCAGCCGGCCACCGCCGTCGAGGCGCCGGTCGGCACCCGGCCCTGGCTGCGCCGCCCGGAAACGATCGACTGA
- a CDS encoding nitrite/sulfite reductase, which produces MYRYDEFDAAFVRERVAQFSDQVARRVSGEMTEDEFRPHRLMNGLYLQLHAYMLRVAVPYGTLSSRQMRRLARIARVYDRGFGHFTTRQNIQYNWPALKDVPKILEELAEVEMHAIQTSGNCIRNVTSDHFAGAAADEVADPRPYAEILRQWSSIHPEFSFLPRKFKIAVTGAAHDRAAIRTHDIGLQLVKNEAGEIGFRVFVGGGQGRTPMMAREVSSYVPAVDLVAYVDAILRVYNLFGRRDNKYKARIKILVHETGLDEIRARVEEEFAAIRGGVLTLPVEEIERIRTYFALPAMPERPARSAAFEAARAADPAFDRFARTNLHPHKVPGYTSLTISLKPIGGIPGDASADQMDVVADLTERYGFDEVRVSHEQNLILPHVALDDVPAIHAVLAANGLATANAGLVTDIIACPGLDYCALANARSIPVASRISERFGAPERQEAIGPLSIKISGCINACGHHHVGHIGILGVDKKGEEVYQITLGGSPDETAAVGEIVGRGFSSDEIVDAIETVVDTYLGLRTSPDETFLAAYRRVGEAPFKEALYGA; this is translated from the coding sequence ATGTACCGTTACGACGAGTTCGACGCCGCCTTCGTCCGCGAGCGCGTGGCCCAGTTCTCCGACCAGGTGGCGCGCCGCGTCTCCGGCGAGATGACCGAGGACGAGTTTCGGCCGCATCGGCTGATGAACGGGCTCTATCTCCAGCTCCACGCCTACATGCTGCGCGTCGCGGTGCCCTACGGCACGCTGTCGAGCCGGCAGATGCGCCGACTCGCCCGGATCGCCCGCGTCTACGACCGCGGCTTCGGCCATTTCACCACGCGCCAGAACATCCAGTACAACTGGCCGGCGCTGAAGGACGTGCCGAAGATCCTCGAGGAGCTCGCCGAGGTCGAGATGCACGCCATCCAGACCTCCGGCAACTGCATCCGCAACGTCACCTCGGACCACTTCGCCGGGGCCGCCGCCGACGAGGTTGCCGACCCCCGCCCCTATGCCGAGATCCTCCGGCAGTGGTCGTCGATCCACCCCGAGTTCTCGTTCCTGCCGCGCAAGTTCAAGATCGCCGTCACCGGCGCCGCCCACGACCGGGCCGCGATCCGCACCCACGACATCGGCCTGCAGCTGGTGAAGAACGAGGCCGGCGAGATCGGCTTCCGCGTCTTCGTCGGCGGCGGTCAGGGCCGCACGCCGATGATGGCGCGCGAGGTGTCGTCCTACGTGCCGGCGGTCGACCTCGTCGCCTACGTCGACGCGATCCTGCGCGTCTACAACCTGTTCGGCCGGCGCGACAACAAGTACAAGGCCCGCATCAAGATCCTGGTGCACGAGACCGGCCTCGACGAGATCCGCGCCCGGGTCGAGGAGGAGTTCGCGGCGATCCGCGGCGGCGTCCTGACGCTGCCGGTGGAGGAGATCGAGCGCATCCGAACCTATTTCGCCCTGCCGGCGATGCCCGAGCGGCCGGCCCGGAGCGCGGCCTTCGAGGCGGCGCGCGCCGCCGATCCCGCCTTCGACCGCTTCGCCCGCACCAACCTGCACCCGCACAAGGTGCCGGGCTACACCTCGCTGACCATCTCGCTGAAGCCGATCGGCGGCATCCCCGGCGACGCCTCTGCCGACCAGATGGACGTGGTCGCCGACCTCACCGAGCGCTACGGCTTCGACGAGGTCCGCGTCAGCCACGAGCAGAACCTGATCCTGCCGCACGTGGCCCTCGACGACGTGCCGGCGATCCACGCGGTGCTCGCGGCGAACGGCCTCGCCACCGCCAACGCCGGCCTCGTCACCGACATCATCGCCTGCCCGGGCCTCGACTACTGCGCCCTCGCCAACGCCCGCTCGATCCCGGTGGCGAGCCGGATCTCCGAGCGTTTCGGTGCGCCGGAGCGGCAGGAGGCGATCGGGCCGCTGTCGATCAAGATCTCGGGCTGCATCAACGCCTGCGGCCACCACCACGTCGGCCACATCGGCATCCTCGGCGTCGACAAGAAGGGCGAGGAAGTCTACCAGATCACCCTCGGCGGCAGCCCGGACGAGACCGCCGCCGTCGGCGAGATCGTCGGCCGCGGCTTCTCCTCCGACGAGATCGTCGACGCGATCGAGACCGTGGTCGACACCTATCTCGGCCTGCGCACCTCCCCCGACGAGACCTTCCTCGCCGCCTACCGCCGCGTCGGCGAAGCACCGTTCAAGGAGGCGCTCTATGGCGCATGA
- a CDS encoding DUF2585 domain-containing protein, which translates to MAVFSPRNTAIAALVLLAATAATLLAMGRVPICTCGEIKLFAPEVYSPDNSQQIADWYTPSHVIHGFLFYGATFLLARLLPAGWMPVGARLLLAMLVEIGWELLENSPIIIDRYRAQTIALDYYGDSVLNSICDVLAMMIGFWIARRLPVLATVALGIGLEILCLVVIRDNLTLNVLMLVHPVQAVLDWQKGAMPPAP; encoded by the coding sequence ATGGCCGTCTTCTCGCCGCGCAATACCGCGATCGCCGCGCTCGTCCTCCTCGCCGCCACCGCCGCGACCCTGCTCGCCATGGGCCGGGTGCCGATCTGCACCTGCGGCGAGATCAAGCTGTTCGCCCCGGAGGTCTATTCGCCCGACAACTCGCAGCAGATCGCCGACTGGTACACGCCCTCGCACGTCATCCACGGCTTCCTGTTCTACGGTGCCACCTTCCTGCTCGCCCGGCTGCTGCCGGCCGGCTGGATGCCCGTCGGCGCGCGCCTGCTCCTCGCCATGCTGGTCGAGATCGGCTGGGAACTGCTCGAGAACTCGCCGATCATCATCGACCGCTACCGCGCCCAGACCATCGCGCTCGACTATTACGGCGACAGCGTCCTCAACTCGATCTGCGACGTGCTCGCCATGATGATCGGCTTCTGGATCGCGCGCCGGCTGCCGGTGCTCGCCACGGTCGCGCTCGGGATCGGCCTCGAGATCCTCTGCCTCGTCGTCATCCGCGACAATCTCACGCTCAACGTGCTGATGCTGGTCCATCCGGTCCAGGCCGTGCTCGACTGGCAGAAGGGAGCGATGCCCCCCGCGCCCTGA
- a CDS encoding efflux RND transporter periplasmic adaptor subunit gives MAVWKQVVLVCVLAVAGVFAWGAYDPSARATLAGLGVPEAALPAWAFLARPEADAAAGPATAGAGKRPAGGGQAGGVQAGAAQGGSRSGGGQGGGRGGPSGPITVVAAPASTQKTNDRVVAIGTAEAARTVTLFPRSTGEVTEIGFRPGEVVKAGAVLVRLDDDAEKIALAKAELTLSDARAKATRYETLAGSRAISAVDRDTARSELQAAELAVRDARLALDRRVILAPYAGVVGLTTVEVGAMVSSTTEIVTLDERATLKIEFRIPEAFASKVALGQSVSAVTPARPGDDFEGEVTALGSRVESDSRTLVVQAALDNAADLLRPGMSFHVTLRFSGDDEIAVPALSVQWDRDGSYVWRVKDGAVERVAVRIVERSAETVLVDGDLAAGDTVVVEGVQRLRPGAKVALADAARGDGPAAATPPAPAGTRG, from the coding sequence ATGGCCGTCTGGAAGCAGGTCGTCCTCGTGTGCGTCCTCGCCGTCGCCGGCGTCTTCGCCTGGGGCGCCTATGATCCGTCCGCACGGGCGACACTGGCCGGGCTCGGCGTGCCCGAGGCGGCGCTGCCCGCCTGGGCCTTCCTGGCGCGACCGGAGGCCGACGCGGCGGCCGGCCCCGCGACCGCCGGGGCCGGCAAGCGCCCGGCCGGCGGCGGACAGGCCGGTGGTGTCCAGGCCGGTGCCGCCCAAGGTGGATCCCGCTCGGGCGGCGGCCAGGGCGGCGGCCGCGGCGGTCCGTCCGGGCCGATCACCGTCGTCGCGGCGCCGGCGTCGACGCAGAAGACCAACGACCGCGTCGTCGCGATCGGCACCGCCGAAGCGGCGCGCACGGTGACGCTGTTCCCGCGCTCGACCGGCGAGGTCACCGAGATCGGCTTCCGTCCCGGCGAGGTCGTCAAGGCCGGCGCCGTGCTGGTGCGTCTCGACGACGACGCCGAGAAGATCGCCCTCGCCAAGGCCGAGCTCACGCTCTCCGACGCCCGCGCCAAGGCGACGCGCTACGAGACGCTGGCCGGCTCGCGCGCCATATCCGCGGTCGACCGCGACACCGCGCGCTCCGAACTCCAGGCGGCCGAACTCGCCGTCCGCGACGCCCGGCTTGCGCTCGACCGCCGCGTGATCCTGGCGCCCTACGCCGGCGTCGTCGGCCTGACCACGGTGGAAGTCGGCGCCATGGTGTCGTCGACGACGGAGATCGTCACCCTCGACGAGCGCGCCACGCTGAAGATCGAGTTCCGCATCCCCGAGGCCTTCGCCTCCAAGGTCGCGCTCGGCCAGTCGGTCTCGGCGGTGACGCCGGCCCGGCCCGGCGACGACTTCGAGGGCGAGGTCACAGCGCTCGGCAGCCGCGTCGAGAGCGACAGCCGGACCCTGGTGGTCCAGGCCGCGCTCGACAACGCCGCCGACCTCCTGCGCCCCGGCATGAGCTTCCACGTCACCCTGCGCTTCTCCGGCGACGACGAGATCGCCGTGCCCGCCCTCTCCGTGCAGTGGGACCGCGACGGCTCCTACGTCTGGCGGGTGAAGGACGGCGCCGTCGAGCGCGTCGCGGTCCGGATCGTCGAGCGCAGCGCCGAGACCGTGCTGGTCGACGGCGACCTCGCCGCCGGCGACACCGTGGTGGTCGAGGGCGTGCAGCGGCTGCGGCCCGGCGCCAAAGTCGCGCTCGCCGACGCCGCCCGCGGCGACGGGCCGGCGGCCGCGACACCGCCCGCGCCCGCCGGCACTCGCGGCTGA